In Actinomycetota bacterium, the sequence TCGGGATCACTGCTGGGGAATGCCGGGTGTGGCGACTGTGTGCTCAGCAGAGGATCTGGTCAACCACGGTGCGCAAAGCCCGGCGCGGATCAGGCAAGAGACCCGGGCCAGCAGTGCATGACGATCTGGTACGCCGCGCTTTCACCCCCGTTGGCCCGGACAAGGTGTGGCTGACCGACATCACCGAACATCCCACCAGCCAAGGCAAGATCTACTGCTGCGCGATCAAGGACGTGTTCTCCAACCGGATCGTGGGCTACGCGATTAATAAGCGGATGACCGCGGACCTGGCAGTGGCCGCGCTTCGTGCCGCGATCGCCCGACGCCAACCCGCAGGCGTGGTGATCATGCATTCGGATCGTGGATCGCAATTTCGCGACCGAGGCTTCAGAGCAGTCCTGGCCGCAGCTGGACTGCAAGGCCCCATGGGCCGAGTCGCCTCAGCCGGTGACGCCGCCGCCATGGAACCGTTCTGGTCACTGCTGCAACACCTCGTGACAACAGGTGGGGCCAAATCACGTTGACAAACTCACAACGGCGAACCGAAGAAGGACTCTCACACCGCGAAATCGTCCGCTGCATCAGGCGCTACCTCGCCCGACGACTCTCCCCCATCCTCACCGCCGACCTCGCCGCATTGACATAGGAGTATCAGCGCCACCACGATCGGGTGAGCGAGGCCCCGGCCTCTACATACCGTCTAGTCCGGCAGACCCTCGGCGGTGATCTCAAATTCGACGCCGCCCGCGAGATCTGTCACCGTGACCGTCACCGTGAAATCCTTGCTGCCGTCGTTGAGCCCGCACTCGAACGTGTGTCCCACCTCATTCGGGTAGGTCTCCGGGCAGTCGACGGTGATCTTCTCAGCCGGGACGCCTGCCGCCTTGGCGATGCCGGTGGCGAGTGCCCGAGCGTCGACGTCCATCAGCTCAGCGCCCGAGTCGGGCGGGTCATCCGATGCCGGCGCCGAGAACACGTCCACTGCTGGCGCGCTCGATGGCGCCTGGTCCGGCTCGCCTGACGAGCACCCCGCGATGAGCAGCGCCGCCAGCGCCGATCCGGCGACCGCAACGACCCGATTGCGCTTCATAGAGCCTCCTGTGAGTTGCGCCGAGTGTACGGCACTGCCCAGGGAAGTCAGGGAGTGAACCGCGCCGGGTTTGATGCGCACGCCTATCTGGGTTCCCGGAAGGATGCGGTCATGCCATCGAAGTACAGCGAGGAGTTCAAGGTCAGGGCGATCCGGCCGGTCATGGATCCCCGTGAGGACTACGGCAGCGAGTTCGAACGCGATCCGCACGGTCGCCGGGCGGCTGGGGGCTGGGGGCTGGGGGCTGCGGGCTGCGGGCTCTGTAATTGTGGTACGCGTCGAGGGCCTCGATTGTCCACAGTCCGGACAGGCGCCTTGACCTAAACATTCGTGCGTAAGTCAAGGCAACCGGCTCGCAGACCGGGTCATTTCCGGGGCATTTGGTCCGTGGAAAGAGGCGAATCGGACGCCTCGAATGAGCCCTCGACTCGCCACAACCTGTTGCAGCGCAATGGATTTCGGCTCGGAGCCGCCTCGGGGATTTGAACCCCGGACCTACGCATTACGAGTTCACCGACGGCTTGGATATCCATGAGGAAATCGAGCAGTACCAACGATTCGAGGTGCATAGAGATGCACGGAGAGGCAGGAAGGTAGGGCCAAAGTCAGGGCCGATACGAACTCGCGATATCCACCGCGCGAATGCCTTGGACCTACGCACTGCGCATGCGCTGCGTCGGCATCATGATTGCCTTCAGGCTCCACCCGGTCCGGAAAGACCCAAGAATACGGACACAACCTCCTGGTTGGACCCACCGAAAGCAGAACGCGCACAGACGGCTCTCGTCGCCTTGTGGAATTGAGCCGCGGACAAGCAAGGGCCGAGCAACTGCGGTTCGCCGGTGCCCGAAGCCGTTGGATATACACGAACTCAACGACTGTCGGTCGTAGTGTGCAGGACGCACGTTTGGGCGGTAGGCCGAGCCTCCAAGCGAGCGCCCGGGATCTGCTCGAGGCACACGTCACAAATTCCGTACGTTCCCTTCTCCACTCGCGCTGTGGCCGTCTCGATAGCGGACATTTGCAAGCGAGCCGCGCGGATGAGCGCCGATAGTTGGGCCCGCTCGTAGGCGATGGTCTGACCTTCGGGATCGTGCTCGTCATCGGCGTTCGAGTCCACCGACGCAGCGAACAAAGACTCAAGGCTCTTGATCATGGTCGCAAGTCTCGCGCTGACCTCGTCGCGCTCTTCGCGCAGGCGCTGCGCAACGGCGTCGACGTCGATGCCCTGTTGCTGCCCATGAGACACCGGTCGTTCAGGTGGCTCTGCCATCTGAACAGCATGCCTCACGAAGCAGGAACATGCCTGGATGGTCGAGGGCGAACTACCGGTCCCGCCGAGTGCATGCGGTGATCATGGGAGGGGTAGGCAATCACGCCGGTCCCGTAATGCGCTCTTGTTCCGCTCCGTGGAGAAGCGTCCACTGACGGGCGAGATTTCTAAGGGCTCGAATAGCGGGAGGGCGCCATCGGAATAACCCTTCTCCCCTCGGCCCCAGCGTCGTTAATGTCAAGCGGCAAACAGGTTCCATTGCGCAACAGGGCGGGAACACAGAGGCATGACGTTCTACTTCTCACCAGAGGATGACACCGATGACAACGTAGAGGCTGTGGCGCTGGAGTTCGAAGCGGTGATTTTCTCCGAAGCCTGGAGCCAATCAACCCAGTAGCTGGCGTGAGGGCAGTGAAGTCGGGGGGCTCTAGGGCCCGACTCGCCAGTGCTTGCCGGTTTAGCGGAAGACTGCCTCAATCGTGCAGCGAGTGGTGCGTCCCCTCGCCGGTTTACAAACGCGGTGGAAGGGCGTGCGAATGCCCGCGCCCCGGCTTCCGTCAGTCCCGATGCAGTACGCGTTGGAGACGCCGAGTGTGTATCCCGCGAGCGGCAATGCGAGTTCGAGTGGCTTGAGCCCGGCGCCCTTGCCGCCGTTCATAGCTCCGGCGACTTTGACTATGGGTGCCTTGTCGTTCCCGTCGGCGTCACCAACGGTGACGAGAACGGAGAAGGACTCGTTCGCGAACTTCTTGCCGGTTTGGCACTCGGCCTGAACAGTGAGGTTGTTCATCCGCAGCCCGCTCTTGTCCGTGGTCGCGACGAGCGTGTAGTGCATCAGCTTGCCCGGCGGTTGGCCGCCGGTCGCCTCATCAGCGTCCGCGTCGCTGGCGTCTCCCACGTCGGGGATCGGAGCCAGCGTGGTCGGGACAGGATGCGGATCAGCTCCCGGAGTGGTGGACGCTCTCGTGGCCAACCGTCGACCGGAAGTATCTGTCAGCAGGCAGCCCGCGGCAAAGGACCGGCACTGACGCGTGAAAACTTTTCTGCCCGGGCCGATCGCGTTAGCTTGGTCATCGCTCCAGCAGGCGACATTCGACACTTTGATAACAAAGCCCTCCTTAGGAACGCGACCACGCAACTCGAAGTTCGCGTTACCGTTCTGGACCACTCCGGGTACCTCTTTGGTTTCGCCTCGAGCGACCGCCTTACCGAAAAACGTCTTGCCCGACAAAGTGGTGAATTCCACGTGCACAGAGAAGTACTTCGCGGCACCACACGCGACGCCAACGTGGAAACCTGGAAGCTGTCCACCGTTCTGATAAGTACCGACGCTGAACCCGCCGAACTTCGGAGTGGAACCTGCTCCGCCGGCAGCGCCACCTCCCGCACCGGGCTTCCCTGCCGGCAGCTCGACGCTCACGATGTTGGAGTTCTCCCACTGCCTCGTACTGGCGAACGTGTCCTCGTTGGTCGTCTCGACCTGGACCTGCCAGGTTCCAGCACCGAACGTAGCCACGTCCAGCGGCGGGCTCGTGAACGTAAAAGGCCCAGTGGCCGCGGTGCTGGGCTGCTCCAGCGCCCAACGACCCTGACAGGTGCCCTTGTTGTTGCAAAACATGAACTGACCGTACGACGGATCCCCGGACGGAGCCCCGAGGTTGGTCGTCGAGTTGCCCATGTAGACATGGCCGCCGTAGAGCACACCATCAGGAGCCGTGAACGTCACCGCAAGCCGCCGCTGCGCATCCACCGTCGCGGACGAAATCACCGGAGGACGCTTATTACGGAACTCCGGCTCGGCCGACGATTCGGCAACTGGACCAGCGACCAGACCCGCCAGCACGAGAATCCCCAACGCAAGTGAACCAACTGTACGACGAACCATGGCGACCCCCTGTCACTGCGACAAGAGTCCTCATGGCACTACCGCCTGTCAATGCCCCGACCAACACCTCGACCTCCACGCGCCCCAGCGCATCAATGTCGGCCTACGAGGCACCGAAGCGGCGGGTGATCAGGCAGCCGGATCTGCCAAACTCCGGGTGTGCAACGAGCTGACGAACCCACATCCCGTCTGCCGGAGCGCATCTGGCCGGCGATGTCGTCGAACCTCTGTTGTCATTGATCGGGCCTCATCAACAACACGGTCGCGTACGCCGAGTTCGCCGACCACCAGCGGCCGGCCATCGACTTCCTGATCCAGCTCGGCATTCTCGAGGTCACAGGCGCGCGCGTGCGTATCGCGAACGCGTCACAGTTCCGGGTGCTCAGGTCGCTCTTCCAGACGCAGGCCGCCAGTTACTTCCACCTTGGCCACGAGGGGCGCAAGGCGGTTGACACCATGGCCGCCCGCGGCTGGATGACCCGACGCTCGTCACTCCTGTCGGAGCCAGAGGCCAGCTACGTCAACTTCCTCCTCAACAAGGTCGAGTTCAGCAACGGGCCAGAGCTGCGGAACAAGTACATGCACGGATCTCAACCGCACGGGGACGAGGACTTGCACTTTCACAGCTACGTCGTCGCGCTGCGGCTGATGATCGCCCTCGTCATCAAGCTCAACGACGACTTCGTTCTCGCAGCCCCGAGCGAAGCCGCCGGATCCAGCTGACAGGCGCTCGGCGTCTCCGAGGACATCGTCAACGTCGATGGTGGCGTGATCGCCCTTGGTCATCACGCCGATCTCGGCGGACCGAATGGCTCGTGGGCACCACGTGCTGCGGCGATCGCCACATCGTGGTGGCGATCATGGCATGGGTGGTGGGTCACACGCCTATTCGCATGTGTCGACGGTAGGCCTTCGCTGACATGGCGTAGCAAGGGACGCTGGGCGTCGCCGCCGTTAGGAACGCCTGGATGACTGGATGGAGGCGGGCGGACGTTCCGTGAATCGGTGCGACAATTGGGTCACGATGGCCAGTACCCGACACGCGATCTCCAGCGCGACGCGACGCAACGTCTTCGACTACATGTCGATGACCCCTGTCGCGTGGGCAGGGCGGCTCGCCGAGCCCGACTTCATCGTGCGCGTGTGGCCGACGGCGAAGTCCATGCCCTCGTACGACCCGCGCTTCAAGGATGCGATCGCCGATACCTACCAGCACCGAATCAACAACTATGACTGGGAGGACGACTGGATCTTCACCGACGCCCGATTCGACCTGATGAACTGCGATGACAAGACGTTCCTGGCCTTTCTCGCGGAGGTCGTCCATCCCGTCGTGAGGCCCGACCCAGAGAAGGCCGAGGACATCCTCGCTGAATTCAACCGCCAGCTCAGGCCCGACGGCTTCGTGCTGAGCCCGACTTCCCAGGTGAGCGGTCGCTCGGTGTACGAGGGCTCTCGGCTCTCCGCGACGCATGACCCGCACACAGCACTGAACCTGTCAGCCCGCAACGAACTTGAGGACCATCGCGCATTGCAAGACCATCTCGCCGCCATCGCCCGCGACATCGCAAACGACCCGGCAGGTGCGATTACCAGCGCGAAGGATCTGGTCGAGTCGATGTACAAGCTGATCCTCGACAAGCGGGGCATCGCCTACCAACCCAAGGACGATCTCGGCACGCTCTACAAGAAGGTTGCGACCGAGCTGGCACTGGACAAGAAGTCCGTGCCGTCGACCGTCAAGGGGAGCGAGGCCGCTCAGAAGACGCTCGGGGCGCTCAATACGGTCGTTACCGGCCTCGCCGAGCTTCGCAACCAGATCGGCCGCGGACACGGCCGGACGGAGGCGAGTCCCGCCCTGGAGCGTCACGCACGCCTGGCCTTCAACGCCGCCGTCGCACTGACCGAGTTCTTATACGACACCCTCCAGGATCGCGCCTTCGCGTCAAGCGGGGCCGAAGCCACCTGACACGACTCGCCCTGTCGCATTCGTCGGCCGCCAGGTGCGCGATGTCAGTGAAACTGATTGGGCAGAACATATTGCTGGCGAGGGCGTCGTCGATGCAGCGCGCGTCGTCCTTCACAAGGGGGCAGCATTCATACATCGAAGGTCCGTGTCGTCTCCGCTAGAGACGGTGCAAGGCGTCCGATAGATTTCAGGGCATTCGACCCGACGGGGGCATCGTCTTGAATGAGGGTTTCGGTCCGTTCGCGGTTGACCCGGGGCAGGTCGCGGGCCTCGAGGGTGGGCTGTTCCAGACACTGGTGAATCGTTTGCTCGACGTGGAGTGTGCTCGCGCTGGCATGGCTGGAACCGATCTCCATACGTCGTTCAGGGCCACCGTCGCTGACCGAGGTGTCGACGCAGGCGTGTATGCAGCTGGAGAGACCGAATGGCTGCCGGCCGGCGATTCCGCCTGGCAGTTCAAGGCGGGTGATCTCGGACCCGCAGCCTGCGCGAGCGAGTTTGAAAGTGCCAGCCGGGCGCGGGAGATCGTCGACGCAGGCGGCAGCTACCGGATCGTCTTGGGCAAGGCATTAGAGGACGACCTGATCGAGAGTCGGGAGAAGGCGCTGCGCGACAAGGCGGCGGAGCTCGGCTACGACGTCTCCGGCGACAGATTCAAGGTGATAGACGGGAACCAGTTGGCCCGCTGGGTCGAGGTCCACCCGCAACTTGCCGTCTCCGGCGTTCTTAGAGGTATCGGCAACGTCGCGGTTGCCTTCGACAAGTGGCAGCAGAGCCAGGCGCACCGCCCTACTTGGGTTCCTTCGACTGAGCGCGATGAACTTCAAGCCGCCATACGAACCTTTCTAGCGGACAACTCTAAGTACGAGATGCGGATCGAAGGGTCGAGTGGACTTGGGAAGACCCGCGGTGTACTCGAGGCTCTCAGAGATTCTCCGTATGAGCCACTCGTGCTCTACGTCGGCGATGCCGATGATCTCAACTACCCGCTAATCGACCACTTGACTGGCCAAGAACGTAGCGCAGTGGTCGTTGTCGACGAGTGCACCCGGCAACGCCACATCGTCTTCGCCCAACAACTTCAAACTGGCTCGCAGATCAAGCTGATCACCATCGGAGAGCGCGACGTGAGGATCACGCAAGCCCTGCCAATCGAGCTCTCGGCCCTGCCGGACGAGACCATCGACCTAATTCTGACGCAGAGCAAACCGACGCTGTGGCAGGAAGCCCGACGGGTGGTCGTGACGCACTGCGCTGGGAACATCCGTTGGGCCCTGCATCTCGCCGACGCGATTCTCAACGACCAGACGATCAACGTTGGCAGTCTGATCGACGAAAACGCACTGCAGATTCTTATCGGCAACCAGCTGTCGGACGGTGACAATTTTTTAGCTCTGAGCGCCTTGGCGCTCTTCACTCGGTACGGCGTTGATCGCGAAATGAGCTTCGAACTCGAACAGATCGCAACTGGCCTAAACATTCCAGTGGGCAACCTCGTCCAGGCAAACGAGAAGCTCGAACGCTTGGGACTCGTCACGAGGCACGGACGGTACCGCTCCGTGACACCGCACCCAGTCGCCGTCTTTCTTGCTCGGCACGCATGGAACTCACTCGACACGCAGATTCTTGCCGATCTACTCCCACTCATCGACGACGATCTGGCTGAGCAGTTGCTGCTCCGCGCCGCCGACCTCGGCACGTCGGGTCCGGCAGCCACAGCGCTGAGTAGGATTCTTGGTCCATCTGGTCCGTTCACCTCGCTCGAATCCATTGCCGATGGCCGCAACTCACGCCTTCTGATCCAGCTTGCAATCATCTGTCCCGACGAATTGTGTTCACGTCTTACCGACCTGATTCAGCGTGCGGACGACACCCGACTTCGTGAGCTCACTTCCATTCGGCGAGACCTAGTGTGGACACTTGAGAAGTTGGTCTGGCACTCGCGAACGTTCGTGGCAGCGGCCGACCTGTTGCTTCGGCTCGCACTCGCCGAGAACGAGTCGTGGAGCAACAATGCGACTGGAACCTGGCTCGCGCTGTTTGGAGCCCTCCTCCCCGCCACTGCCGCAACTCCCAGCCAACGCATGGAGTACCTGTGCGCGGTGTCAGCAGACGTCGATGCTGGCAGGCGCAGACTGGCGGCGCAAGGTGCAGACGCTGCGGTTGATATCCGAGGTGGATTTGTCACGGTTTCCGGCGAGGTCCAGGGCGGGGTCGTCGTCGAGCCTCGGGGCGCTCCCCAAACGTGGGATGAAGCCTGGGAGTATGTGCGCGCCGCAATCGCCCTTCTACGCACGATGGCGGACGACCCCGACTCCGTGGTCCGTGAAACCGCCACGAAATCCCTCATTGACGCAATACACCCCATGCTTGAGATCGTCGCTCTTCGCGACTCTCTGTTCGATGCATTGACAACGCTGCCCGAAGAGCAGATGCGGGGAGTTAGAATATCGGTCGCCCACCTTTACGCGCTGTTCGCGAACGTTGAGGACCCGGCCTTCAAGGAGGCGACCAACTCTGCGCCGGACGTGACGGCGCGCAGGGCTGCACTGGACGTTTTAAGTGCACGCCTGTCACCGGCGACTTCAAGCGAGGAACTTGCGGCCCTCGCGTACGCGAATCGCTGGGAGGTCGGAGAGGAAGAACTGAAAGACGCCATTACTCGGGCTGCTTCCAATCTCCCCGAGGACATCGCGGTCACGTCGATCCTGCAACTACTCAGAGAGAAGGAGCCGCCCAACGCGTCGTTTGAACTGGGATGGGCGCTCCATCACCTTGAACGGACGGACCCGACGGTCGCCGACCTCGCCGCTGTGGCCGAGGACGGCAACGTCGCTGGTCTCGTTGGATATCTCTATGCATCGATGGATCGCGGATCGCCGGACGCGTTTGACTCATTTCTCGATGGAGCTATTGGTCGCGGGCTAGATCCCGTGACGCGGCTGGTCGTTACAGTTCGCGGCCCGCAGTCACGGTCGGGATGGGACCGCGTCGTCGAGTTGCTAAGGGTCCTTCCCGTTCACGTCGGCGCACCCAGACTCTTCGGCTGGCATGTTGGCGTCGATGAGTCGCTCTTGATCGAGATCATCGACGAGTGGTTGTCGAAGCTCGACACCCAAGACGACTACAGCTTCGCGATCGACGTTGTCGCGATGTTGGTCCATGGCCGAGATGCTTCAGGCGGGGACCTGGAGGCGACGCTGACCACCCTCGTAGAGAAGCGAAAGACGTTTCCAGACCTCGGACAGCAGAGCTGGGATTGGGTACAACTGGCGCGCAGACAACTGAGTAGAGACCCAGAGGCGCTGCTGGTGATCCTACTGGAGCAAGTCGATACGGGGCACCTGCACATCTACGAAGGCAGCGAGGAGCAGGGACTGATCCGGGACGCGATATCGGCTAGCGGCGTGACCAGTCTCGGCAAGGTGATGGGGCTCTTGCAGACCGGATCATGGCGGCTGAGGATGGACCTCCGCGGCTGGCTCGCAGACTCTTACCCTGCGGACGAGGTCGCCTCATGGATCGGTAGCGACGTGCTGCGGGCTCGACTGGTCGCATCGCTGACACGGATCGCCGAGGGACCTCCATCTGATCTGGTCACGTTCTTACTTGGCAGCTTCGGGGCGGACGACGAGGTAACAGCTTCCCTCTACGGCGAGTTCGCGTCTGGAAGCTGGTGGGGGCCAGAATCGGACAGGCTGAGCAAGCAGATCGGCCAGCTTGAGGCGTGGTTAGTCGAAGGCGCCGACCCCGGAGTTCAGACATGGGCAAGGAAGGTGATCGAGGCCTTGAAAGCGCGGCGGCTCGCGGTCCTAGAGCGCGAGGATGAGGACGGACGGTAACTCGCCGCGACGCCTTTCCAGGCTCCAAAGGAAGTTGGTGCTTGACTTCATGAAGGGGGCGGCCGACACCTGCGGAGGACTCGCCCACCTTGCTTCGTCCCGCCTCGCCTCAGAGCGATGGAGCCTTGTCCGGAACTAGAGCAATAAGAACGACCGTCGTTCGCGACAACCGATCTGACTCTCTGAGATCATCAGGTCTGGTCGTTTGAAGAAAGTCTCGCAGACCCGATTGTGATAGTCGGCGGCCCACACGTACTTCTCTCTGAGGTGGAGATTCGGCTCGAACTCTCTGAGCGCCGCCCCTACTTGCTTCCGATGGGCAATCCCACCGAATGAGGCAGTCGAATCGCTCCGGCCAGTGAATGCCTCGGCTCTAATTTGGCGGCCTGATTCCGAAGGACATGACGGCTGTTCCGCGCGTAGCGACGCCATGCTCGGCTTGGTCCCAGCCCGGATATGAGTCGGGTGCCCATGCCAACATGCGTTCCGCGCGCTGGCGATCCTTCTTGTCCACGATCTGGTTCATCCCGGCGGGGTTGTCGATGAGGCCGGCCAAGGTGATGAAGTCTTCGCGGTGCCGTTCCCGGTTCGGGTCGACGGGTATCTCGAGTGCAGCTGCCTTGCCCACGAGAGCTCCGAGCAGGCTCGGGCGGATGACGTAGCCGGTACGTCCCGCGACTTCGACTTCAACGCGTTGCGCCCGGGCGAGGGCCTGCGTTCCGCCAGGCACCTGGACAGTGCGCCCTCCCGTGACTGTGCGCGCTTGTGCGACGCGTTCGCCTATCCCTTCGGGCAACAGCACGTCGATGGATACGCGGCCGCGCTTCCACCGATGGGCCACTTCGGTCGGGCTGCGTCCGTCCTCGTCGAAGCCGCGCTCTCGCAGGAAGGCGGTGGCCGTGGCGAGGGCCGACTTCCTCAGGCGCACGTCCAGAATGACGTCAGCGTCGGTGGTGACCCGAGGTGGGGTCACGCCTCGTTGCCAGCAGTGGAGGTGGACCATCTGGCCGCCGACGAGTGCCCAGTCGCGCGGCATCGCATCGAACAACTCAAGAAGCGTGAGCCAGCCCTCGGCTTCGAAGTCGGTGTGGTGTGCGAGTGGGATTCGCACGCCCGGAACGACGAATGGCGGTTGTCCCTTTGTCTCAAGGACGGCCTCACACGCGAGTGCCTCCGCGATGCTCGGCAGCTCATCGCCGACCAAAGAGACTGTCTTCAACTCCCGGTGGCGGTCGATGATTTCGGTGACGACGTCGGGCGTTGCGTCAGTGGTCTGCGCGGCTGCTGTCTGTTCGAGGATGAGTCCGAGAATGTCGTGTCGCACGATGGTCAGTCGCCGACCGGTCCGGGCGTGGACGCTCTCCGCGACTGCCTTACCGAGTGGGCTGAGTGATTGGCTCATAGCGATGACTCCTGGATCATCTGACTCGCGGCGGCGATCGATCGTGCGTCGTCGTGCTCGGCTAGATCCACCGCGATGCAGGCGGCGGGCAGCATTCCTTGCCTGATCCAACGCAAGCCCTCGGGTTCATATACGACGCGTAGCAGCACATTGCCCGCAACGTCCGGGATCATCGAGTGTTCGCGGACAACTGCCGCGAGCTGGTCCGCTGCGATGTATGCCTCGAACAGGCTGACATCCCGCACAGGCGAATCCGGATGGCTGGCTCCAGAAGGCAGTACGCGGAAATCCTTGCGGAGTTGCGCGAGCGGCACGTCAGGAACTAAGTACCGCTCGGGATCCGCCCGCAGCTTGAACCAGGCACGCAGGATGCCTGCCCGCGCAATGTCATCAAGACCGTCGTCCGCGAGAACCTTGCGAAGACGTGCGCGCAGATGCGCCTTGACGGACGGGTCCGCTTGGATATCGAGTCGAGACAAAAGCCCCAGGCCGCGCCACGCCTGCGCCGGCGACATCGGACGCCGACGCGGCCGCAGCCGCGAGTCACGCTGCCGAGGAAGCTCCACCAGCCAGACATCGCTTACCTTGCTGCCTTCCAATCGCTCGTCAGCGAGCATGGCTCGGACGCGCTGCTGGCTCACGCCCAGCAAGCGCGCCGCCTCGGAGACTCCTACGGCTGCCATGTCACTAATATAGCGCTCTCGCAATATTAGTAACAGTCCGGGACACCCACGCCCAGTCGATCTGCTACCGCACCTGCCGTACACGGCTGCGTTCGGCCATCCTCCCCCGCGCACGATCGAGAGCCCACGCGACGACGAGATCGGGGACGTACCGGCGATAGCGCCGAATCCCGACAACGGGCGCTGGGAAGTCCGCCGCCGCCATAACCTCATTGGTTGCAGACTTCCCCAGCTTAAGGAACGCAGCGATGTCGCTTCGGTCCCACAAGCCCTGCTGGGCAAGCAGCGGCGTCGCAATGTCGTCGGTGACCCGCGACCGGTGGTGAGCATTGGTAGTCATGTCTCGTCCTTTCAGCTGACTTAGGTCGATGGCGTGATGCTCCGAACACGACCCCCTCGGAGCCTGAAGCGCAACCGGTGTCGCCCATCTGTGGACAAACAGCGCAGGTACCCCTCTTCCCATCGCCGACCATTCAAACTCGGATACGCGAAGAAATGGGCTCAGCCTGATCCCGGAGGTCGGACGGAAACTACCCACCCAGGCTCGTCTCTAGTGGATAAATTCTCGGACCTACGCATTGCCCGTGCGGCAACCCGCGTACTGAGAGCCTCCGCCCCTCACGAACCAGCCGAACAGGGCCTTGTTCTGAAGGCATTTGAGGGCGCAAGCCCGAAGAGAAAGGGCCAAAGTGCAGGGCCAAGAGCTAAGTCGGTATCCATGGCTACCAATGCAAACCCGTTGGCAATAAACAACTTTGCGCGGAGCCGCCTCGGGTGCGGTGTTTCACGACTTAGTTAACCCCTGTCCCGCGTCTTCGTTAACCCTGCGGGGATGTCGAAGAACCGGGTCATCGTGGAAGCAGTGCTCGCTGGTCAGTCCCATGGGGCGGTCGCGCGACAGTATGGAATTTCGAAGGCCTGGGTCGGCAAGCTCGTGGCCAGGTGGCGGACCGGTGGTTGGGACGCGGTCGAGAAACAATCCACCCGCCCCAAGTCGAACCCAAACGCCGCACCTGAGGCAACCATTGAAGCGATCATCGCGTTACGAGGTGAGTTGACCGCTGCTGGCCTTGATGCTGGCCCGCACACCATCGCCGTCCACCTGCAACGCCAAGGGATCCGGCCACCATCGGTGACCACGATCTGGCGGGTCTTGAATCGCGCAGACCTGATCACCCCCGAGCCACGCAAACGACCCCGCCGCACCTACATTCGGTTCGAGTCCGACCTGCCCAATGAATGCTGGCAATCCGACTTCACCCACTGGCCGTTGGCTGATGGAACTGACACTGAGATCTTGTCCTTCATCGATGACCATTCCCGCTACGCGATCAGCATCACCGCCAACCGTGTCGTCACTGGTCCGATCGTGCTGGCCGCGTTCCGCGCGGCGATCAACGTCCACGGGGTCCCG encodes:
- a CDS encoding IS3 family transposase, giving the protein MLGFSTQGYYAWVADPVSARDLGDAYVINALFDAHGDDPAFGDRVLADELAQVGITAGECRVWRLCAQQRIWSTTVRKARRGSGKRPGPAVHDDLVRRAFTPVGPDKVWLTDITEHPTSQGKIYCCAIKDVFSNRIVGYAINKRMTADLAVAALRAAIARRQPAGVVIMHSDRGSQFRDRGFRAVLAAAGLQGPMGRVASAGDAAAMEPFWSLLQHLVTTGGAKSR
- a CDS encoding DUF4333 domain-containing protein, with translation MKRNRVVAVAGSALAALLIAGCSSGEPDQAPSSAPAVDVFSAPASDDPPDSGAELMDVDARALATGIAKAAGVPAEKITVDCPETYPNEVGHTFECGLNDGSKDFTVTVTVTDLAGGVEFEITAEGLPD
- a CDS encoding TraR/DksA C4-type zinc finger protein; protein product: MAEPPERPVSHGQQQGIDVDAVAQRLREERDEVSARLATMIKSLESLFAASVDSNADDEHDPEGQTIAYERAQLSALIRAARLQMSAIETATARVEKGTYGICDVCLEQIPGARLEARPTAQTCVLHTTTDSR
- a CDS encoding abortive infection family protein — its product is MASTRHAISSATRRNVFDYMSMTPVAWAGRLAEPDFIVRVWPTAKSMPSYDPRFKDAIADTYQHRINNYDWEDDWIFTDARFDLMNCDDKTFLAFLAEVVHPVVRPDPEKAEDILAEFNRQLRPDGFVLSPTSQVSGRSVYEGSRLSATHDPHTALNLSARNELEDHRALQDHLAAIARDIANDPAGAITSAKDLVESMYKLILDKRGIAYQPKDDLGTLYKKVATELALDKKSVPSTVKGSEAAQKTLGALNTVVTGLAELRNQIGRGHGRTEASPALERHARLAFNAAVALTEFLYDTLQDRAFASSGAEAT
- a CDS encoding IS481 family transposase — its product is MSKNRVIVEAVLAGQSHGAVARQYGISKAWVGKLVARWRTGGWDAVEKQSTRPKSNPNAAPEATIEAIIALRGELTAAGLDAGPHTIAVHLQRQGIRPPSVTTIWRVLNRADLITPEPRKRPRRTYIRFESDLPNECWQSDFTHWPLADGTDTEILSFIDDHSRYAISITANRVVTGPIVLAAFRAAINVHGVPASTLTDNGMVFTTRLRGGRNGFERELVILGVQQKNGRPNHPQTQGKVERFQQTLKKWLRAQAPAPTLVDLQIQLDIFAHDYNHNRPHRSLAKRTPAQAYNARAKASPVGRDGHWR